A genomic segment from Corylus avellana chromosome ca5, CavTom2PMs-1.0 encodes:
- the LOC132180378 gene encoding uncharacterized protein LOC132180378 isoform X1 — MCCRQIYWLCRNRLEEMEKTNAEEEELIASRSLIDLVLSWSLGDVLNKHLFENQVKKIPKTFSSVTNYKKSFVPSLIEETHADLFENITAVSQAPAWEIDSVEISRDFEPPKDLFYEITLVESDEDSDDSESDEDTEKDEEEKNEPQKGDVIALTDVIPKCIDDLNRPKRFYLIAYVLGPRHILTGTIPILASKPIWTDQDVHKYENKKQPLFAVYLMNLITNVRIWRALNPPKGGNTNIIETVLQANSADCFSKGKNSPAPAPSYLQNMISSFNLNDSQEAAVLSCISMRDCNHQNPVNLIWGPPGTGKTKTVGVLLHALLKMKCRTLTCAPTNIAVLEVTKRLLSSAKHSQGYNTYGLGDIVLFGNGKRMKIYDRKKKKKKIAYRTELLDVFLDYRADALNECLAPKSGWRNGLESMISLLDDPISQYSIYYVKREEEKREEEKRREERREEEKREEEKRRKKKRKGKKRKEKKRKGDDELKKKDDDYPFTFEEFLKETFFSIHKQLNFCMVNLYTHLPTALLPLDVVKKMMGAMNLLQSLETLLHGVSVPNEGLSQVVNFFLVTGSMREECLDVLRDLQLSLTSSVPDLGNCSITNFCLENACLVFCTASSSAKLNRTEGSMEFLVIDEAAQLKECESAIPLQLSGVRHAILIGDERQLPALVKSEISDKAEFGRSLFKRLVMLGHQKHLLNVQYRMHPSISLFPNTEFYDKQISDAPHVKERDYEKRFLQGNMYSSYSFISIAQGKEQFGRGHSPKNMVEAAAVSEIVDNLFKQFRDTKKKVSIGVISPYKAQVSAIEERVGKYRKFGSGFSVSVRSVDGFQGGEDDVIIISTVRCNGSGRVGFLSNRQRANVALTRARYCLWILGDGGTLLKSDTVWKKLVLDAKQRGCFYDANEDKNLAQAITAALVELEKHDILLNNDSLLFKEHIWKVFFCNDFQKSIARTSNAEIRKEVMSLLAKLSSGWRQPHEERNLIVHYGTSSQLLEIYKVDELLNLVWTVDILKEDSYHIQVMKVWDVLPLSDIPRLAKQLDILFGSYTVDKMHLCKHICVEGSLVVPKRWPVDSSSSGPKVDSMWYLSKPLSSLSLRDESEASTVTQRWLYRNLSSVPGLQELYGLQELGFVGRSTSIGSAETEENSS, encoded by the exons GTTAAAAAGATCCCAAAGACATTCTCGTCAGTGACAAATTACAAGAAGTCATTCGTTCCTTCATTAATTGAGGAAACGCATGCTGATTTGTTTGAAAACATAACAGCAGTGTCTCAAGCACCTGCTTGGGAAATAGACTCTGTTGAGATATCTAGAGATTTTGAACCTCCCAAAGACTTGTTTTATGAAATTACATTAGTGGAGAGCGATGAAGATAGTGATGACTCAGAGAGCGATGAAGATACtgagaaagatgaagaagaaaaaaatgaacctCAAAAAGGTGATGTTATTGCCTTGACTGATGTTATACCAAAATGCATTGACGATTTGAACAGGCCGAAGAGATTCTATCTTATAGCTTATGTTCTTGGGCCAAGACACATATTGACTGGTACGATCCCGATTCTGGCATCAAAACCCATTTGGACTGATCAAGACGTGCACAAGTACGAGAACAAGAAACAACCACTTTTTGCAGTTTATCTTATGAATTTGATTACAAATGTTCGTATATGGCGTGCACTAAACCCACCGAAAGGGGGAAACACAAACATCATTGAAACAGTACTGCAAGCCAATTCAGCT GATTGCTTTTCTAAAGGAAAAAACAGTCCTGCTCCTGCCCCTTCTTATTTACAGAACATGATCAGCTCTTTTAATCTAAATGACTCTCAAGAAGCTGCGGTTTTAAGCTGCATTAGTATGAGAGACTGCAATCATCAGAATCCTGTCAATCTAATATGGGGTCCTCCAGGGACCGGGAAAACAAAGACCGTTGGTGTGTTATTACATGCCCTCCTTAAAATGAAGTGCAGAACATTAACTTGTGCTCCAACTAACATTGCGGTTTTGGAAGTTACAAAACGGCTGCTGAGTTCGGCTAAGCATTCGCAAGGGTATAACACATACGGGCTTGGAGATATAGTTTTATTCGGGAATGGTAAGCGAATGAAGATTTATgatcgtaaaaaaaaaaaaaagaagattgcTTATCGTACAGAGCTTCTTGATGTGTTTCTCGACTATCGTGCTGATGCGCTTAATGAGTGCTTAGCTCCTAAATCTGGCTGGAGAAATGGCTTAGAATCAATGATATCTTTGCTTGATGACCCTATATCGCAGTACTCAATATACTATGtaaaaagagaggaagaaaaaagggaggaggaaaaaagaagggaggaaagaagagaggaagaaaaaagggaggaggaaaaaagaaggaagaaaaaaagaaaaggaaaaaaaagaaaggaaaaaaaaaggaagggggATGATGAGCTCAAAAAGAAGGACGATGATTATCCTTTCACATTTGAGGAGTTTTTAAAGGAGACATTCTTTTCAATTCATAAGCAACTGAATTTTTGTATGGTTAATTTGTATACGCACTTACCAACTGCTCTTCTACCGTTAGATGTAGTGAAAAAGATGATGGGCGCTATGAATTTGCTTCAATCTCTTGAAACTTTGTTGCATGGTGTCAGTGTGCCAAATGAAGGGTTATCACAAGTTGTCAATTTTTTCCTAGTCACAGGAAGCATGAGAGAAGAGTGCCTTGATGTACTAAGAGATCTGCAATTATCTCTGACATCCTCTGTTCCAGATTTAGGTAACTGTTCAATAACAAACTTTTGCTTGGAAAACGCATGCCTAGTGTTCTGCACTGCATCAAGCTCCGCTAAATTAAACAGAACTGAAGGAAGCATGGAATTTTTGGTTATCGATGAAGCTGCTCAGCTTAAAGAATGTGAATCAGCTATTCCTTTACAGCTATCAGGCGTCCGCCATGCTATTCTCATAGGGGATGAGAGGCAACTCCCTGCGTTGGTTAAAAGCGAG ATATCCGACAAGGCTGAATTTGGAAGAAGTTTGTTCAAAAGACTTGTCATGTTGGGGCACCAGAAGCACCTTCTTAATGTCCAGTACAGAATGCATCCATCCATCAGCTTATTTCCAAACACAGAGTTCTATGACAAACAGATTTCAGATGCTCCACATGTTAAAGAAAGAGACTACGAGAAGCGTTTCCTTCAGGGCAACATGTACAGCTCCTACTCTTTTATAAGTATTGCTCAGGGAAAGGAGCAATTTGGTCGAGGGCACAGTCCCAAGAATATGGTTGAGGCTGCTGCGGTCTCTGAGATAGTTGACAATCTTTTTAAAC AATTCCGTGACACAAAGAAGAAGGTTAGCATAGGAGTCATATCACCATATAAGGCTCAAGTATCTGCAATTGAGGAGAGGGTCGGGAAATACAGAAAGTTTGGTAGTGGCTTCTCTGTGAGTGTTCGTTCTGTTGATGGGTTCCAAGGAGGTGAGGATGATGTAATAATTATCTCTACTGTAAGATGTAATGGGAGTGGAAGAGTAGGTTTTCTTTCCAACCGACAAAGAGCAAATGTGGCACTGACTCGAGCAAG GTATTGCCTTTGGATTTTGGGGGATGGGGGTACTTTACTAAAGAGTGACACTGTTTGGAAGAAACTAGTCCTTGATGCCAAGCAACGTGGGTGTTTCTATGATGCCAATGAGGACAAGAACTTGGCTCAGGCAATTACTGCTGCATTGGTGGAGCTTGAAAAGCATGATATTTTACTCAATAACGACTCTCTGCTGTTCAAAGAGCATATATGGAAG GTTTTCTTCTGCAATGATTTCCAGAAATCTATTGCAAGGACTAGCAATGCAGAGATTCGTAAGGAAGTTATGTCTCTTTTGGCAAAGCTTTCAAGTGGTTGGCGTCAGCCCCACGAGGAGAGAAACCTCATTGTCCATTATGGGACTTCTTCGCAACTTTTAGAGATTTACAAGGTCGATGAGCTGCTGAATCTGGTTTGGACTGTCGATATTCTCAAAGAGGATTCATATCACATTCAGGTTATGAAGGTTTGGGATGTTTTGCCATTATCTGACATACCAAGACTAGCAAAGCAGCTTGACATCTTATTTGGGAGCTATACAGTGGATAAGATGCATCTCTGCAAACACATATGTGTTGAGGG GAGTTTGGTTGTTCCAAAGAGATGGCCAGTGGACTCAAGTAGTAGTGGTCCTAAAGTCGATAGTATGTGGTACCTCTCAAAACCATTATCCTCACTTAGTCTGAGGGATGAGTCAGAAGCATCAACCGTAACTCAAAG GTGGCTGTACAGGAACCTCAGCAGTGTGCCAGGCTTACAAGAACTGTATGGCTTACAAGAACT
- the LOC132180378 gene encoding uncharacterized protein LOC132180378 isoform X2, whose protein sequence is MCCRQIYWLCRNRLEEMEKTNAEEEELIASRSLIDLVLSWSLGDVLNKHLFENQVKKIPKTFSSVTNYKKSFVPSLIEETHADLFENITAVSQAPAWEIDSVEISRDFEPPKDLFYEITLVESDEDSDDSESDEDTEKDEEEKNEPQKGDVIALTDVIPKCIDDLNRPKRFYLIAYVLGPRHILTGTIPILASKPIWTDQDVHKYENKKQPLFAVYLMNLITNVRIWRALNPPKGGNTNIIETVLQANSADCFSKGKNSPAPAPSYLQNMISSFNLNDSQEAAVLSCISMRDCNHQNPVNLIWGPPGTGKTKTVGVLLHALLKMKCRTLTCAPTNIAVLEVTKRLLSSAKHSQGYNTYGLGDIVLFGNGKRMKIYDRKKKKKKIAYRTELLDVFLDYRADALNECLAPKSGWRNGLESMISLLDDPISQYSIYYVKREEEKREEEKRREERREEEKREEEKRRKKKRKGKKRKEKKRKGDDELKKKDDDYPFTFEEFLKETFFSIHKQLNFCMVNLYTHLPTALLPLDVVKKMMGAMNLLQSLETLLHGVSVPNEGLSQVVNFFLVTGSMREECLDVLRDLQLSLTSSVPDLGNCSITNFCLENACLVFCTASSSAKLNRTEGSMEFLVIDEAAQLKECESAIPLQLSGVRHAILIGDERQLPALVKSEISDKAEFGRSLFKRLVMLGHQKHLLNVQYRMHPSISLFPNTEFYDKQISDAPHVKERDYEKRFLQGNMYSSYSFISIAQGKEQFGRGHSPKNMVEAAAVSEIVDNLFKQFRDTKKKVSIGVISPYKAQVSAIEERVGKYRKFGSGFSVSVRSVDGFQGGEDDVIIISTVRCNGSGRVGFLSNRQRANVALTRARYCLWILGDGGTLLKSDTVWKKLVLDAKQRGCFYDANEDKNLAQAITAALVELEKHDILLNNDSLLFKEHIWKVFFCNDFQKSIARTSNAEIRKEVMSLLAKLSSGWRQPHEERNLIVHYGTSSQLLEIYKVDELLNLVWTVDILKEDSYHIQVMKVWDVLPLSDIPRLAKQLDILFGSYTVDKMHLCKHICVEGSLVVPKRWPVDSSSSGPKVDSMWYLSKPLSSLSLRDESEASTVTQRWLYRNLSSVPGLQELYGLQELSTSIGSAETEENSS, encoded by the exons GTTAAAAAGATCCCAAAGACATTCTCGTCAGTGACAAATTACAAGAAGTCATTCGTTCCTTCATTAATTGAGGAAACGCATGCTGATTTGTTTGAAAACATAACAGCAGTGTCTCAAGCACCTGCTTGGGAAATAGACTCTGTTGAGATATCTAGAGATTTTGAACCTCCCAAAGACTTGTTTTATGAAATTACATTAGTGGAGAGCGATGAAGATAGTGATGACTCAGAGAGCGATGAAGATACtgagaaagatgaagaagaaaaaaatgaacctCAAAAAGGTGATGTTATTGCCTTGACTGATGTTATACCAAAATGCATTGACGATTTGAACAGGCCGAAGAGATTCTATCTTATAGCTTATGTTCTTGGGCCAAGACACATATTGACTGGTACGATCCCGATTCTGGCATCAAAACCCATTTGGACTGATCAAGACGTGCACAAGTACGAGAACAAGAAACAACCACTTTTTGCAGTTTATCTTATGAATTTGATTACAAATGTTCGTATATGGCGTGCACTAAACCCACCGAAAGGGGGAAACACAAACATCATTGAAACAGTACTGCAAGCCAATTCAGCT GATTGCTTTTCTAAAGGAAAAAACAGTCCTGCTCCTGCCCCTTCTTATTTACAGAACATGATCAGCTCTTTTAATCTAAATGACTCTCAAGAAGCTGCGGTTTTAAGCTGCATTAGTATGAGAGACTGCAATCATCAGAATCCTGTCAATCTAATATGGGGTCCTCCAGGGACCGGGAAAACAAAGACCGTTGGTGTGTTATTACATGCCCTCCTTAAAATGAAGTGCAGAACATTAACTTGTGCTCCAACTAACATTGCGGTTTTGGAAGTTACAAAACGGCTGCTGAGTTCGGCTAAGCATTCGCAAGGGTATAACACATACGGGCTTGGAGATATAGTTTTATTCGGGAATGGTAAGCGAATGAAGATTTATgatcgtaaaaaaaaaaaaaagaagattgcTTATCGTACAGAGCTTCTTGATGTGTTTCTCGACTATCGTGCTGATGCGCTTAATGAGTGCTTAGCTCCTAAATCTGGCTGGAGAAATGGCTTAGAATCAATGATATCTTTGCTTGATGACCCTATATCGCAGTACTCAATATACTATGtaaaaagagaggaagaaaaaagggaggaggaaaaaagaagggaggaaagaagagaggaagaaaaaagggaggaggaaaaaagaaggaagaaaaaaagaaaaggaaaaaaaagaaaggaaaaaaaaaggaagggggATGATGAGCTCAAAAAGAAGGACGATGATTATCCTTTCACATTTGAGGAGTTTTTAAAGGAGACATTCTTTTCAATTCATAAGCAACTGAATTTTTGTATGGTTAATTTGTATACGCACTTACCAACTGCTCTTCTACCGTTAGATGTAGTGAAAAAGATGATGGGCGCTATGAATTTGCTTCAATCTCTTGAAACTTTGTTGCATGGTGTCAGTGTGCCAAATGAAGGGTTATCACAAGTTGTCAATTTTTTCCTAGTCACAGGAAGCATGAGAGAAGAGTGCCTTGATGTACTAAGAGATCTGCAATTATCTCTGACATCCTCTGTTCCAGATTTAGGTAACTGTTCAATAACAAACTTTTGCTTGGAAAACGCATGCCTAGTGTTCTGCACTGCATCAAGCTCCGCTAAATTAAACAGAACTGAAGGAAGCATGGAATTTTTGGTTATCGATGAAGCTGCTCAGCTTAAAGAATGTGAATCAGCTATTCCTTTACAGCTATCAGGCGTCCGCCATGCTATTCTCATAGGGGATGAGAGGCAACTCCCTGCGTTGGTTAAAAGCGAG ATATCCGACAAGGCTGAATTTGGAAGAAGTTTGTTCAAAAGACTTGTCATGTTGGGGCACCAGAAGCACCTTCTTAATGTCCAGTACAGAATGCATCCATCCATCAGCTTATTTCCAAACACAGAGTTCTATGACAAACAGATTTCAGATGCTCCACATGTTAAAGAAAGAGACTACGAGAAGCGTTTCCTTCAGGGCAACATGTACAGCTCCTACTCTTTTATAAGTATTGCTCAGGGAAAGGAGCAATTTGGTCGAGGGCACAGTCCCAAGAATATGGTTGAGGCTGCTGCGGTCTCTGAGATAGTTGACAATCTTTTTAAAC AATTCCGTGACACAAAGAAGAAGGTTAGCATAGGAGTCATATCACCATATAAGGCTCAAGTATCTGCAATTGAGGAGAGGGTCGGGAAATACAGAAAGTTTGGTAGTGGCTTCTCTGTGAGTGTTCGTTCTGTTGATGGGTTCCAAGGAGGTGAGGATGATGTAATAATTATCTCTACTGTAAGATGTAATGGGAGTGGAAGAGTAGGTTTTCTTTCCAACCGACAAAGAGCAAATGTGGCACTGACTCGAGCAAG GTATTGCCTTTGGATTTTGGGGGATGGGGGTACTTTACTAAAGAGTGACACTGTTTGGAAGAAACTAGTCCTTGATGCCAAGCAACGTGGGTGTTTCTATGATGCCAATGAGGACAAGAACTTGGCTCAGGCAATTACTGCTGCATTGGTGGAGCTTGAAAAGCATGATATTTTACTCAATAACGACTCTCTGCTGTTCAAAGAGCATATATGGAAG GTTTTCTTCTGCAATGATTTCCAGAAATCTATTGCAAGGACTAGCAATGCAGAGATTCGTAAGGAAGTTATGTCTCTTTTGGCAAAGCTTTCAAGTGGTTGGCGTCAGCCCCACGAGGAGAGAAACCTCATTGTCCATTATGGGACTTCTTCGCAACTTTTAGAGATTTACAAGGTCGATGAGCTGCTGAATCTGGTTTGGACTGTCGATATTCTCAAAGAGGATTCATATCACATTCAGGTTATGAAGGTTTGGGATGTTTTGCCATTATCTGACATACCAAGACTAGCAAAGCAGCTTGACATCTTATTTGGGAGCTATACAGTGGATAAGATGCATCTCTGCAAACACATATGTGTTGAGGG GAGTTTGGTTGTTCCAAAGAGATGGCCAGTGGACTCAAGTAGTAGTGGTCCTAAAGTCGATAGTATGTGGTACCTCTCAAAACCATTATCCTCACTTAGTCTGAGGGATGAGTCAGAAGCATCAACCGTAACTCAAAG GTGGCTGTACAGGAACCTCAGCAGTGTGCCAGGCTTACAAGAACTGTATGGCTTACAAGAACT